In Bosea vestrisii, the following are encoded in one genomic region:
- the glyA gene encoding serine hydroxymethyltransferase yields the protein MTEAALDKHLSNSFFGASLADVDPEIARAIELELGRQRDEIELIASENIVSRAVLEAQGSVMTNKYAEGYPGRRYYGGCQFVDIAEKLAIERACRLFDCQFANVQPNSGSQANQAVFMALMQPGDTFMGLDLAAGGHLTHGAPVNQSGKWFKVVPYGVCVVDQVIDYDAMERLAVENKPKVIVAGGSAYARHWDFARFREIADKVGAYFMVDIAHFAGLVAGGAHPSPFPHAHVVTTTTHKTLRGPRGGMVLTNDEAIAKKINSAVFPGLQGGPLMHVIAAKAVSFEEALRPEFKTYAHAVVANAKALAETLKSKGFDLVTGGTDNHLMLVDLRSKKVTGKAAEAALGRAHITCNKNGIPFDPEKPMVTSGIRLGTPAATSRGFGVAEFKKVGELIAEVLDGLAANGEEGNAAVEQAVKAKAHELTARFPIY from the coding sequence ATGACCGAAGCCGCGCTGGACAAGCACCTCTCCAACTCCTTCTTTGGCGCGTCGCTTGCCGATGTCGATCCGGAGATCGCCCGCGCCATCGAGCTCGAGCTCGGTCGCCAGCGCGACGAGATCGAGCTGATCGCCTCGGAGAACATCGTCTCGCGCGCCGTGCTCGAGGCGCAGGGCTCGGTGATGACCAACAAATATGCCGAGGGCTATCCGGGCCGGCGCTATTATGGCGGTTGCCAGTTCGTCGACATCGCCGAGAAGCTCGCGATCGAGCGCGCCTGCCGCCTGTTCGACTGCCAGTTCGCCAATGTCCAGCCGAACTCCGGCAGCCAGGCCAACCAGGCCGTGTTCATGGCGCTGATGCAGCCGGGCGACACCTTCATGGGCCTCGACCTCGCCGCCGGTGGCCATCTCACCCATGGCGCCCCGGTCAACCAGTCGGGCAAGTGGTTCAAGGTCGTGCCCTACGGCGTCTGCGTCGTCGACCAGGTCATCGACTATGACGCGATGGAGCGTCTCGCGGTCGAGAACAAGCCGAAGGTCATCGTCGCCGGCGGCTCGGCCTATGCCCGTCATTGGGACTTCGCCCGCTTCCGCGAGATCGCCGACAAGGTCGGCGCCTATTTCATGGTCGATATCGCCCATTTCGCCGGGCTCGTCGCCGGCGGCGCCCATCCCTCGCCGTTTCCGCACGCCCATGTCGTCACCACCACCACGCATAAGACCCTGCGCGGCCCGCGCGGCGGCATGGTGCTGACCAATGACGAGGCGATCGCCAAGAAGATCAATTCGGCCGTGTTCCCCGGCCTGCAGGGCGGGCCGCTGATGCACGTCATCGCCGCCAAGGCCGTCTCCTTCGAGGAGGCGCTGCGGCCGGAGTTCAAGACCTACGCTCACGCCGTCGTCGCCAACGCCAAGGCGCTGGCCGAGACGCTGAAGAGCAAGGGCTTCGACCTCGTTACCGGCGGCACCGACAACCACCTGATGCTGGTCGACCTGCGCTCGAAGAAGGTGACCGGCAAGGCGGCCGAGGCTGCGCTCGGGCGCGCCCACATCACCTGCAACAAGAACGGCATCCCCTTCGATCCGGAGAAGCCGATGGTCACCTCGGGCATCCGCTTGGGTACCCCGGCAGCGACATCGCGCGGCTTTGGCGTCGCCGAGTTCAAGAAGGTCGGCGAATTGATCGCCGAGGTGCTCGACGGCCTCGCCGCCAATGGCGAGGAAGGCAATGCCGCGGTCGAG